One Brassica oleracea var. oleracea cultivar TO1000 chromosome C7, BOL, whole genome shotgun sequence genomic window carries:
- the LOC106301756 gene encoding uncharacterized protein LOC106301756, with translation MEGQAKLTRTQSSLLRSPSTVRSSFHIFNLISDDVPHQKQDLEAGEKEEKQRRYPRKPFGSSPRTGLTRINPGLAFTMVSLSFLSLCSFFFFVVFSQTDELLTSENLLLALIFVAVALFLASKNKTLLNQTVLAIAKGFKSKNRSKPVQWYIGDTETKPEKATKRFVKEGVQFYSNGDFYEGEFHKGKCNGSGVYYYFVRGRYEGDWVDGRYDGHGIESWARGSRYKGQYRHGLRHGYGVYRFYTGDCYAGEWLNGQSHGFGVQSCADGSSYVGESRFGVKHGLGSYHFRNGDKYAGEYFGDKIHGFGVYRFANGHCYEGAWHEGRKQGYGAYSFRTGDAKSGEWDSGNLVTSLHSTSEPVRRAIQAARETAKKAAENRRRVDEQVSRAVAAANKAATAARVAAVKAVQNQMDGKFCQS, from the exons ATGGAAGGACAGGCGAAGCTGACGAGGACACAGTCGTCGTTGCTCCGGTCACCGTCGACGGTACGTTCGTCTTTTCACATCTTTAATTTAATCTCCGACGATGTCCCTCACCAGAAGCAAGATCTAGAAGCCGGAGAGAAAGAAGAGAAGCAGAGGAGATACCCGCGTAAACCATTCGGGTCAAGTCCTCGAACCGGGTTGACCCGAATCAATCCGGGTCTAGCCTTCACGATGGTCTCTCTCTCTTTCCTCAGTCTCTGCTCTTTCTTCTTCTTCGTCGTGTTCTCCCAAACCGATGAGCTTCTCACCTCCGAGAATCTCCTCCTTGCTCTGATCTTCGTCGCCGTCGCTCTCTTCCTCGCCTCCAAGAACAAAACACTTCTCAACCAAACCGTACTCGCAATCGCCAAAGGCTTTAAGAGCAAGAACCGGTCAAAACCGGTTCAATGGTACATCGGCGATACCGAAACTAAACCGGAGAAGGCCACCAAGCGGTTCGTTAAAGAAGGTGTTCAGTTCTACAGCAATGGAGACTTCTACGAAGGGGAGTTTCACAAAGGGAAGTGTAACGGGAGTGGTGTATACTATTACTTCGTGAGAGGACGGTACGAAGGGGACTGGGTCGATGGGAGATACGATGGTCATGGGATCGAAAGCTGGGCTAGAGGAAGTAGGTACAAAGGTCAGTATAGGCATGGTCTTAGACATGGTTATGGAGTTTACAGATTCTACACTGGTGATTGCTACGCTGGTGAGTGGCTAAATGGTCAAAGCCATGGGTTTGGTGTTCAGTCTTGTGCTGATGGTAGTTCTTATGTTGGTGAATCAAGATTTGGTGTCAAACATGGGCTTGGATCTTACCATTTCAG AAATGGAGATAAGTATGCAGGAGAATATTTTGGAGACAAAATACATGGTTTTGGTGTGTATCGTTTTGCTAATGGTCATTGTTATGAAGGAGCGTGGCATGAAGGTCGTAAGCAAGGGTATGGTGCTTACTCGTTTAGAACTGGTGACGCTAAATCCGGTGAATGGGATTCAGGGAATCTTGTAACATCTCTTCATTCTACGAGCGAGCCGGTACGCAGAGCGATTCAGGCTGCTAGAGAAACGGCAAAGAAGGCCGCAGAGAACCGGAGACGAGTAGATGAACAAGTGAGTCGAGCTGTGGCTGCAGCTAATAAGGCTGCAACGGCTGCAAGAGTTGCTGCGGTTAAAGCGGTTCAGAATCAGATGGATGGTAAATTTTGTCAAAGTTAG